The Apteryx mantelli isolate bAptMan1 chromosome Z, bAptMan1.hap1, whole genome shotgun sequence genome has a segment encoding these proteins:
- the SLC26A1 gene encoding sulfate anion transporter 1, whose amino-acid sequence MHEVNTGAMERPLEATRLESSTSSCFLMERKTHVKINRKQIMLAKLRKSCSCTPRKLKNLVMDFFPVLRWLPKYQCKEYIWGDIMSGLVIGIILVPQAIAYSLLAGLKPIYSLYTSFFANIIYFLMGTSRHVSVGIFSLISLMVGQVVDRELLLAGFDLNDDAPPALGDGSLWNDSQLNTAAFNLTIGGTNVECGKECYAIGIATALTFVAGVYQVLMGIFRLGFVSMYLSESMLDGFATGASLTILTAQVKYLIGIKIPRSQGQGMLVITWINIFQNISQANLCDVITSAICIVVLVTAKELGDRYKHKLKFPLPTELVVIVVATLVSHYGNLNEVYASSVSGVIPTGFIPPKVPCFDLMLRVAVDALPLAIVSFAFTVSLSEMCAKKYAYTIRANQEMFAVGFCNIIPSFFHSFATSAALAKTLVKTSTGCQTQVSGVISAMVVLLVLLFLAPLFYSLQKCVLACIIIVSLRGALRKFRDVPVRYHVNKVDTLVWVITMSASALISTEIGLLVGIVFSMLCIIVRTQRPRTALLGQIQNTSFYEDDLEYKNLSSVPKVKIFRFEAPLYYANRNYFLKSLYRLTDLDPNLEAARRKKYEKKEQQQPKKGDHTTANGLDMGETTVQLVPKQIDFQAIVVDCSSISFLDTTGVNTLKEILKDYKELKISVLLACCNPSVIDSLKRGGYFGKDFGSMQELLFYSIHNAVQFAKDLNLSADCSGV is encoded by the exons ATGCATGAAGTAAACACTGGCGCAATGGAAAGACCACTGGAGGCTACCAGGCTGGAAAGCAGCACCTCTTCCTGCTTTCTTATGGAAAGAAAGACTCATGTCAAGATTAACAGGAAACAGATCATGTTAGCCAAGCTAAGGAAgagctgttcctgcaccccaagGAAACTGAAGAACCTTGTCATGGACTTCTTTCCTGTTTTACGATGGCTTCCCAAGTACCAGTGCAAAGAGTATATCTGGGGGGACATCATGTCTGGGCTAGTGATTGGGATCATTTTGGTGCCCCAAGCAATCGCATACTCATTGTTGGCAGGTCTAAAGCCCATTTACAGTCTTTACACATCATTCTTTGCCAACATCATTTATTTCTTAATGGGCACATCCCGTCATGTCTCAGTAGGCATTTTCAGCTTGATAAGCTTAATGGTAGGACAAGTTGTGGACCGAGAGCTTCTCTTGGCTGGGTTTGACTTGAATGATGATGCCCCACCAGCCTTGGGTGATGGCTCCCTCTGGAACGACAGCCAACTCAACACAGCTGCCTTCAATCTTACCATTGGAGGAACGAATGTTGAGTGTGGGAAAGAATGCTATGCTATCGGCATTGCTACAGCCTTGACATTTGTAGCTGGAGTGTATCAG gTTCTAATGGGAATCTTTCGTCTGGGTTTTGTATCTATGTACCTGTCTGAGTCTATGCTAGATGGCTTTGCAACTGGTGCTTCCTTAACCATTTTAACAGCTCAAGTGAAGTATCTGATTGGAATAAAAATCCCACGTAGCCAAGGGCAAGGAATGCTTGTAATTACTTGGATTAATATTTTCCAGAACATTTCTCAGGCTAACCTTTGTGATGTCATCACAAGTGCCATTTGTATTGTGGTGCTGGTCACTGCTAAGGAACTGGGAGATCGGTATAAGCATAAGCTGAAATTTCCCCTTCCCACAGAGCTGGTAGTTATTGTTGTAGCAACGCTGGTGTCACATTATGGAAACCTGAATGAAGTGTATGCATCCAGTGTTTCTGGAGTTATTCCAACAGGATTTATTCCCCCCAAGGTACCGTGCTTTGACTTAATGCTCCGAGTCGCTGTAGATGCTTTGCCGCTTGCCATAGTAAGCTTTGCCTTTACTGTATCCCTTTCTGAAATGTGTGCAAAGAAATATGCTTACACCATCCGAGCCAATCAGGAAATGTTTGCTGTGGGGTTCTGCAACAtcattccttctttcttccaCTCTTTTGCAACCAGTGCAGCTCTGGCAAAAACACTTGTCAAAACATCTACAGGCTGTCAGACTCAAGTCTCTGGAGTGATTAGTGCAATGGTGGTTTTGCTGGTGCTGCTCTTCTTGGCACCTCTTTTCTACTCCTTGCAGAAGTGTGTCCTGGCTTGTATCATTATTGTCAGCCTCAGAGGAGCCCTGAGGAAGTTCCGAGATGTGCCAGTGCGATACCATGTAAACAAGGTGGACACACTGGTTTGGGTCATTACTATGTCTGCATCTGCCTTGATTAGCACAGAAATAGGGCTTTTGGTTGGTAttgttttctccatgctgtgtaTCATTGTTCGGACACAGCGGCCACGGACAGCCCTGCTTGGTCAGATCCAGAACACCAGCTTTTATGAGGATGACTTGGAATacaaaaatctctcttctgtTCCAAAGGTCAAAATATTCCGTTTTGAAGCACCACTTTACTATGCAAATAGAAACTATTTCCTGAAGTCTCTGTACAGATTGACTGATTTAGATCCTAATCTAGAAGCTGCTAGAAGGAAGAAATAtgagaagaaggaacagcagcaaCCAAAAAAGGGAGATCACACAACTGCTAATGGATTGGACATGGGAGAAACCACTGTGCAACTAGTACCTAAGCAAATTGATTTCCAAGCCATTGTTGTAGATTGTTCTTCCATCTCATTTTTGGACACCACTGGAGTTAATACTCTGAAGGAAATCCTGAAAGACTACAAGGAGCTAAAAATTTCTGTTCTCCTGGCTTGCTGCAATCCCTCAGTAATAGACTCTTTGAAAAGAGGAGGTTACTTTGGGAAGGACTTTGGAAGTATGCAGGAACTGCTGTTCTACAGCATACACAATGCCGTGCAGTTTGCAAAAGACCTGAACCTTTCAGCAGACTGCTCTGGTGTTTAG